From Gigantopelta aegis isolate Gae_Host chromosome 11, Gae_host_genome, whole genome shotgun sequence, the proteins below share one genomic window:
- the LOC121385359 gene encoding NADH dehydrogenase [ubiquinone] 1 alpha subcomplex subunit 8-like, translating into MAFTNEDYLPSYEELTVPEIQLTSSVLRAGAHQFGKYCDNVCKEFMLCRKEEGDPRKCLNEGKEVTRCAFDFFGKVKNSCYEEFTNYWQCVDKSGREMYLKPCRKPQLVFDNCIRESLGQERPGLGYFSKVRTHDTNRPKPKLPEHKLPPRLPEVPPLPDEIDPQSKYMGSQGI; encoded by the exons ATGGCATTTACAAACGAAGATTATCTACCAAGTTACGAAGAATTGACAGTGCCGGAAATCCAACTAACATCGTCAGTTCTTCGAGCAGGTGCACACCAGTTTGGAAAATATTGTGATAATGTTTGCAAG GAATTTATGTTGTGTCGCAAGGAAGAAGGAGACCCACGGAAATGTTTGAATGAAGGGAAAGAAGTGACGCGCTGCGCATTCGACTTCTTTGGCAAAGTGAAGAACTCTTGCTACGAGGAATTCACAAATTACTGGCAGTGTGTGGACAAATCGGGCCGTGAAATGTACCTCAAACC GTGTCGGAAACCCCAGCTCGTGTTTGACAACTGTATTAGAGAGAGTCTCGGGCAGGAGCGACCGGGATTAGGATATTTCAGCAAAGTACGAACCCACGACACCAACAGGCCGAAACCCAAACTCCCAGAACACAAACTGCCCCCGCGACTCCCAGAAGTACCCCCCTTGCCCGATGAGATCGACCCCCAGTCCAAATATATGGGCAGTCAAGGCATATAG